In the Cololabis saira isolate AMF1-May2022 chromosome 7, fColSai1.1, whole genome shotgun sequence genome, one interval contains:
- the higd2a gene encoding HIG1 domain family member 2A, mitochondrial encodes MAAASTPAVHEQTPKASASGPMPFDFSQPPVIEGFSPLPRIKEETFKEKLTRKTKENPFVPIGCLGTAGALIYGLRAFHQGKTRQSQMMMRGRIFAQGFTVVAIIFGVFATAVKPKQ; translated from the exons ATGGCGGCTGCATCAACACCGGCGGTGCATGAGCAGACACCTAAAGCATCGGCGTCAGGGCCAATGCCTTTTGACTTCTCTCAACCCCCGGTCATCGAAGGCTTCAGCCCTTTGCCCAGGATCAAAGAGGAGACTTTCAAAGAAAAGTTAACTAGGAAAACCAAGGAGAACCCCTTCGTTCCCATAG GTTGTTTGGGCACAGCTGGGGCCCTGATCTACGGCCTCCGCGCTTTCCACCAAGGGAAAACCAGACAgtcccagatgatgatgaggggaCGCATCTTTGCTCAAGGTTTCACAGTAGTTGCCATCATCTTTGGTGTATTTGCCACAGCCGTGAAACCAAAGCAGTGA
- the cltb gene encoding clathrin light chain B isoform X2, translated as MADNGAHPAEEDPAAAFLAQQESEIAGIENDGEGAGAAEEAAGLQASPTPLSGSDGFDEEPATVNGDIYQESNGPTDSYAAIAQVDIQRQEPESLRKWREEQKGRLEALDSASKAAEAEWREKAKKELEDWHVHQNEQMEKNKVNNRVADKAFYKQPNSDVIGFVASEEAFLAETDGDSPGSEWERVARLCDFNPKTNKQAKDVSRMRSVLISLKQTPLVR; from the exons ATGGCTGACAACGGAGCACACCCGGCGGAGGAGGACCCGGCCGCGGCTTTCCTGGCCCAGCAGGAGAGCGAGATCGCGGGGATCGAGAACGACGGCGAGGGGGCCGGGGCTGCGGAGGAGGCGGCGGGTCTGCAGGCGTCTCCCACCCCGCTGAGCGGCTCCG ATGGATTTGACGAGGAGCCGGCCACAGTGAATGGAGATATATATCAG GAGTCCAACGGCCCAACAGACAGCTATGCAGCCATCGCCCAGGTGGATATTCAGAGGCAAGAGCCGGAAAGTTTGCGCAAGTGGAGGGAAGAGCAAAAGGGACGCCTTGAAGCTTTAG ACTCAGCTTCCAAGGCGGCTGAGGCAGAGTGGAGGGAGAAAGCCAAGAAGGAGCTGGAGGACTGGCACGTACACCAGAATGAGCAGATGGAGAAGAACAAGGTCAACAACAG GGTTGCTGACAAGGCTTTCTACAAACAGCCCAACTCTGATGTTATAGGCTTTGT AGCATCAGAAGAGGCTTTCCTTGCAGAGACCGATGGCGACAGCCCGGGATCTGAGTGGGAGCGAGTAGCTCGTCTCTGTGACTTCAATCCAAAAACCAACAAGCAAGCAAAAGACGTTTCTCGAATGCGCTCTGTCCTCATCTCTCTCAAACAGACCCCTCTAGTTCGCTAG
- the cltb gene encoding clathrin light chain B isoform X4: MADNGAHPAEEDPAAAFLAQQESEIAGIENDGEGAGAAEEAAGLQASPTPLSGSDGFDEEPATVNGDIYQESNGPTDSYAAIAQVDIQRQEPESLRKWREEQKGRLEALDSASKAAEAEWREKAKKELEDWHVHQNEQMEKNKVNNRASEEAFLAETDGDSPGSEWERVARLCDFNPKTNKQAKDVSRMRSVLISLKQTPLVR, translated from the exons ATGGCTGACAACGGAGCACACCCGGCGGAGGAGGACCCGGCCGCGGCTTTCCTGGCCCAGCAGGAGAGCGAGATCGCGGGGATCGAGAACGACGGCGAGGGGGCCGGGGCTGCGGAGGAGGCGGCGGGTCTGCAGGCGTCTCCCACCCCGCTGAGCGGCTCCG ATGGATTTGACGAGGAGCCGGCCACAGTGAATGGAGATATATATCAG GAGTCCAACGGCCCAACAGACAGCTATGCAGCCATCGCCCAGGTGGATATTCAGAGGCAAGAGCCGGAAAGTTTGCGCAAGTGGAGGGAAGAGCAAAAGGGACGCCTTGAAGCTTTAG ACTCAGCTTCCAAGGCGGCTGAGGCAGAGTGGAGGGAGAAAGCCAAGAAGGAGCTGGAGGACTGGCACGTACACCAGAATGAGCAGATGGAGAAGAACAAGGTCAACAACAG AGCATCAGAAGAGGCTTTCCTTGCAGAGACCGATGGCGACAGCCCGGGATCTGAGTGGGAGCGAGTAGCTCGTCTCTGTGACTTCAATCCAAAAACCAACAAGCAAGCAAAAGACGTTTCTCGAATGCGCTCTGTCCTCATCTCTCTCAAACAGACCCCTCTAGTTCGCTAG
- the cltb gene encoding clathrin light chain B isoform X3 has translation MADNGAHPAEEDPAAAFLAQQESEIAGIENDGEGAGAAEEAAGLQASPTPLSGSDGFDEEPATVNGDIYQESNGPTDSYAAIAQVDIQRQEPESLRKWREEQKGRLEALDSASKAAEAEWREKAKKELEDWHVHQNEQMEKNKVNNRQYPSLARASEEAFLAETDGDSPGSEWERVARLCDFNPKTNKQAKDVSRMRSVLISLKQTPLVR, from the exons ATGGCTGACAACGGAGCACACCCGGCGGAGGAGGACCCGGCCGCGGCTTTCCTGGCCCAGCAGGAGAGCGAGATCGCGGGGATCGAGAACGACGGCGAGGGGGCCGGGGCTGCGGAGGAGGCGGCGGGTCTGCAGGCGTCTCCCACCCCGCTGAGCGGCTCCG ATGGATTTGACGAGGAGCCGGCCACAGTGAATGGAGATATATATCAG GAGTCCAACGGCCCAACAGACAGCTATGCAGCCATCGCCCAGGTGGATATTCAGAGGCAAGAGCCGGAAAGTTTGCGCAAGTGGAGGGAAGAGCAAAAGGGACGCCTTGAAGCTTTAG ACTCAGCTTCCAAGGCGGCTGAGGCAGAGTGGAGGGAGAAAGCCAAGAAGGAGCTGGAGGACTGGCACGTACACCAGAATGAGCAGATGGAGAAGAACAAGGTCAACAACAG ACAGTATCCAAGTCTGGCACG AGCATCAGAAGAGGCTTTCCTTGCAGAGACCGATGGCGACAGCCCGGGATCTGAGTGGGAGCGAGTAGCTCGTCTCTGTGACTTCAATCCAAAAACCAACAAGCAAGCAAAAGACGTTTCTCGAATGCGCTCTGTCCTCATCTCTCTCAAACAGACCCCTCTAGTTCGCTAG
- the cltb gene encoding clathrin light chain B isoform X1, which yields MADNGAHPAEEDPAAAFLAQQESEIAGIENDGEGAGAAEEAAGLQASPTPLSGSDGFDEEPATVNGDIYQESNGPTDSYAAIAQVDIQRQEPESLRKWREEQKGRLEALDSASKAAEAEWREKAKKELEDWHVHQNEQMEKNKVNNRQYPSLARVADKAFYKQPNSDVIGFVASEEAFLAETDGDSPGSEWERVARLCDFNPKTNKQAKDVSRMRSVLISLKQTPLVR from the exons ATGGCTGACAACGGAGCACACCCGGCGGAGGAGGACCCGGCCGCGGCTTTCCTGGCCCAGCAGGAGAGCGAGATCGCGGGGATCGAGAACGACGGCGAGGGGGCCGGGGCTGCGGAGGAGGCGGCGGGTCTGCAGGCGTCTCCCACCCCGCTGAGCGGCTCCG ATGGATTTGACGAGGAGCCGGCCACAGTGAATGGAGATATATATCAG GAGTCCAACGGCCCAACAGACAGCTATGCAGCCATCGCCCAGGTGGATATTCAGAGGCAAGAGCCGGAAAGTTTGCGCAAGTGGAGGGAAGAGCAAAAGGGACGCCTTGAAGCTTTAG ACTCAGCTTCCAAGGCGGCTGAGGCAGAGTGGAGGGAGAAAGCCAAGAAGGAGCTGGAGGACTGGCACGTACACCAGAATGAGCAGATGGAGAAGAACAAGGTCAACAACAG ACAGTATCCAAGTCTGGCACG GGTTGCTGACAAGGCTTTCTACAAACAGCCCAACTCTGATGTTATAGGCTTTGT AGCATCAGAAGAGGCTTTCCTTGCAGAGACCGATGGCGACAGCCCGGGATCTGAGTGGGAGCGAGTAGCTCGTCTCTGTGACTTCAATCCAAAAACCAACAAGCAAGCAAAAGACGTTTCTCGAATGCGCTCTGTCCTCATCTCTCTCAAACAGACCCCTCTAGTTCGCTAG